Proteins from a genomic interval of Deltaproteobacteria bacterium:
- a CDS encoding DNA translocase FtsK 4TM domain-containing protein, with protein sequence MKTNKDLSPFMREVLAILFLAVGVFLYLCLLSYDPMDPSLATLARGREIQNWGGIVGSYLADLLFFLFGAGSYFLGFFFFLAAVLLFAGYRTRLKIHEAALYLIFVVFISILFQLRAETIAFGEAKLDAGGLIGGGLARLALSWLGRPGAWLLVIFGSLITFVWATRVSLKQLFVWTRALAVPAVRFAVQKAVIYYARSAKAVSAWMEKRRKKEASAVEVKINRQPGSGRQPGSGRQSTPFSRQSPVPSFVKSQNVQNIAPKKPEGAAVSPAVSETLSSLLPPEPPGAGPRILDRIDKKRARFPFPQLELEHLTAGYQLPPLSLLDSDSKQEAVVDEESLKMQARLLEKKLLDFSIEGHVTEIHPGPVITMFEFAPAPGVKLSRIANLVDDLSLAMGGRPVRIVAPLPNKPAVGIEIPNNVRETVWLKDVIADEKFQKNDSRLAFALGKDIEGIPYVSDLTRMPHLLVAGATGAGKSVSINSMIVSILYKTTPEEVRLILVDPKMLELSLYEGIPHLLLPVVTEPKKAALALRWAVREMERRYKLLADINARNIVNYNKKIEKGDYQSKQSELAKANPEAANALPADDLVSHGGKIPYIVILIDELADLMMVSSREVEESITRLAQMARAAGIHLILATQRPSVDVLTGIIKANFPARISFKVSSKHDSRTILDTVGSEHLLGNGDMLFVPPGASKMIRVHGALVTESEIQRIVEFLKKQAKPIYDESILKPLETEAELDADEGMEESDAMYDQAVAIVAETRQASISMIQRKLRVGYNRAARMIEKMEVDGIVSPPSGAGHRQVLVSSFGAPQ encoded by the coding sequence ATGAAGACAAATAAAGACCTTTCCCCATTCATGCGCGAGGTTCTGGCCATCCTTTTTCTGGCCGTCGGCGTTTTTTTGTATCTTTGCCTCCTCTCCTACGACCCGATGGATCCCTCGCTGGCCACGCTGGCGCGGGGGAGGGAAATCCAAAACTGGGGGGGGATTGTCGGCTCCTATTTGGCCGATCTTTTGTTTTTCCTCTTTGGGGCCGGATCGTATTTTCTTGGCTTCTTTTTTTTCCTTGCCGCTGTTCTTTTATTCGCGGGATACCGCACACGCCTTAAAATTCACGAGGCGGCCCTTTACCTGATATTTGTCGTTTTTATCTCCATCCTTTTCCAGCTCCGCGCGGAGACAATCGCCTTCGGCGAGGCAAAACTCGACGCGGGGGGATTGATCGGCGGCGGGCTGGCCCGCTTGGCTCTTTCCTGGCTGGGGCGCCCCGGCGCCTGGCTTCTGGTGATCTTCGGGTCATTGATTACATTCGTCTGGGCCACGCGCGTCTCTTTAAAGCAACTGTTTGTCTGGACGCGGGCGTTGGCCGTGCCCGCTGTCCGCTTTGCAGTACAGAAAGCGGTCATCTATTATGCCCGTTCCGCAAAGGCGGTCTCCGCCTGGATGGAAAAAAGGAGGAAGAAGGAGGCGTCCGCCGTTGAAGTAAAAATCAACCGCCAGCCGGGCTCCGGCCGCCAGCCGGGCTCCGGCCGGCAGAGCACCCCCTTTAGCAGGCAGAGTCCGGTTCCTTCTTTTGTCAAATCCCAGAACGTCCAGAATATCGCCCCAAAAAAGCCGGAGGGTGCGGCTGTCTCGCCGGCGGTCTCCGAAACCCTTTCCTCCCTTCTTCCGCCGGAACCTCCTGGCGCCGGGCCGAGGATCCTCGACCGCATCGACAAAAAACGGGCGCGGTTCCCATTTCCCCAACTGGAACTGGAACATCTGACCGCCGGCTATCAGCTCCCCCCTCTCTCGCTCCTCGATTCCGACTCCAAACAGGAGGCGGTGGTGGACGAAGAAAGTTTGAAAATGCAGGCCCGTCTGCTGGAAAAAAAGCTTTTGGATTTTTCCATCGAGGGGCATGTCACCGAGATCCATCCCGGCCCCGTGATCACGATGTTCGAATTCGCCCCCGCCCCCGGCGTGAAGCTCTCGCGCATTGCGAACCTCGTGGACGATCTGTCGCTGGCCATGGGGGGGCGCCCTGTCCGGATTGTCGCGCCCCTTCCCAACAAGCCGGCGGTCGGGATTGAAATTCCCAATAATGTCCGCGAGACGGTATGGCTCAAGGATGTCATTGCCGACGAAAAATTCCAGAAGAACGATTCAAGGCTCGCCTTTGCCCTCGGAAAAGACATCGAGGGGATTCCCTACGTTTCCGACCTGACCCGGATGCCGCATCTCCTTGTCGCCGGGGCGACCGGGGCGGGAAAATCGGTTTCCATCAATTCGATGATTGTCTCCATCCTGTACAAGACAACCCCGGAGGAGGTCCGCCTCATCCTGGTCGATCCCAAGATGCTGGAACTTTCGCTCTACGAGGGAATTCCCCATCTGCTTCTTCCCGTGGTCACGGAGCCGAAGAAGGCGGCGTTGGCCCTCCGGTGGGCGGTCCGCGAGATGGAGCGGCGCTACAAGCTTTTGGCCGACATCAACGCGAGGAACATCGTCAACTACAACAAAAAGATCGAAAAAGGGGATTATCAGAGCAAGCAATCCGAGCTGGCCAAAGCGAATCCCGAGGCGGCAAACGCCCTTCCGGCGGATGACCTCGTTTCGCATGGCGGAAAGATTCCGTATATCGTCATCTTGATCGACGAGCTGGCCGATCTGATGATGGTCTCCTCGCGCGAGGTGGAGGAGTCGATTACCCGTCTGGCACAGATGGCCCGCGCGGCGGGCATTCACCTGATTCTTGCTACGCAGAGGCCGTCGGTGGATGTGCTGACCGGCATCATCAAGGCCAACTTTCCCGCCCGCATATCCTTTAAGGTTTCCTCCAAGCACGACTCGCGGACGATCCTCGACACGGTCGGCTCGGAGCATCTTTTGGGGAACGGCGACATGCTTTTTGTCCCCCCCGGCGCCTCAAAGATGATCCGGGTCCATGGCGCCCTAGTGACTGAATCGGAGATCCAGCGGATCGTGGAATTTTTGAAGAAGCAGGCGAAGCCGATTTATGACGAGTCGATTTTAAAGCCGCTTGAAACCGAGGCGGAACTCGACGCGGACGAGGGGATGGAGGAGTCGGACGCCATGTACGATCAGGCGGTGGCCATCGTGGCCGAAACGCGGCAGGCCTCAATCAGTATGATCCAGCGAAAACTGCGGGTCGGCTACAACCGCGCCGCGCGGATGATCGAAAAGATGGAAGTGGACGGAATCGTCAGCCCCCCCTCCGGCGCCGGCCATCGGCAGGTGCTGGTCTCCTCCTTCGGGGCGCCGCAGTAG